One window of Amaranthus tricolor cultivar Red isolate AtriRed21 chromosome 11, ASM2621246v1, whole genome shotgun sequence genomic DNA carries:
- the LOC130827684 gene encoding telomere repeat-binding factor 1-like isoform X1 produces MGAPKQKWTSEEEAALKAGVRKHGSGKWQTILRDPEFSNVLRSRSNVDLKDKWRNINVTLSGLGSREKARLALKRNPQIPKHEDKLSLVNKVTNDEKDVQDEPVVPPSEAVQVANLKKTYTRLENHILEAITTLKEPKGSDRTAIAMYIEDRYLAPPNVSKLLASKLKLMTLNGQLLKVKRRYKISISSPFSETKINSPSDGKHKELRMPERKDLKIFTMSEVVADLEKMKSLSPHEAAAAAARAVAEAEAAIAEAEKAAREAEVAETEAEAAQAFAEAAIKALKCQKLCAW; encoded by the exons ATGGGTGCTCCTAAGCAAAAGTGGACATCAGAAGAAGAAGCAGCACTTAAAGCTGGAGTACGCAAGCATGGGTCTGGTAAATGGCAAACAATACTTAGAGATCCAGAGTTCAGCAACGTTTTACGTTCACGTTCAAATGTGGATCTTAAG GATAAATGGAGAAATATTAATGTGACTTTGAGTGGCTTAGGATCTCGAGAAAAAGCCAGGCTAGCCCTTAAGAGGAATCCCCAGATTCCCAAACATGAGGACAAGCTTTCATTGGTGAACAAAGTTACAAATGATGAAAAAGATGTCCAAGACGAACCTGTTGTTCCACCCAGTGAAGCAGTTCAAGTTGCTAATTTGAAGAAAACATACACAAG GTTGGAGAACCATATATTGGAGGCTATTACAACCCTTAAAGAGCCCAAAGGTTCTGACAGGACTGCAATTGCCATGTACATAGAG GATCGGTATTTGGCGCCTCCAAATGTCAGTAAACTACTGGCTTCAAAATTGAAGCTTATGACTTTGAACGGCCAGTTATTAAAG GTAAAGCGCAGATATAAGATATCCATAAGCTCACCATTTTCAGAGACCAAAATAAATTCTCCATCAGATGGTAAACACAAGGAACTTCGTATGCCTGAAAGAAAGGATCTTAAGATTTTTACTATGTCTGAGGTTGTTGCGGACTTGGAGAAGATGAAAAGCTTGTCTCCTCATGAAGCTGCTGCCGCAGCTGCACGAGCAGTGGCCGAAGCAGAAGCTGCTATAGCAGAAGCTGAAAAGGCAGCAAGAGAGGCCGAGGTTGCTGAAACTGAGGCAGAGGCAGCTCAAGCCTTTGCTGAAGCAGCCATTAAGGCGTTAAAATGTCAAAAGCTTTGTGCATGGTAA
- the LOC130827684 gene encoding telomere repeat-binding factor 1-like isoform X2 → MGAPKQKWTSEEEAALKAGVRKHGSGKWQTILRDPEFSNVLRSRSNVDLKDKWRNINVTLSGLGSREKARLALKRNPQIPKHEDKLSLVNKVTNDEKDVQDEPVVPPSEAVQVANLKKTYTRLENHILEAITTLKEPKGSDRTAIAMYIEDRYLAPPNVSKLLASKLKLMTLNGQLLKVKRRYKISISSPFSETKINSPSDGKHKELRMPERKDLKIFTMSEVVADLEKMKSLSPHEAAAAAARAVAEAEAAIAEAEKAAREAEVAETEAEAAQAFAEAAIKALKCQKLCA, encoded by the exons ATGGGTGCTCCTAAGCAAAAGTGGACATCAGAAGAAGAAGCAGCACTTAAAGCTGGAGTACGCAAGCATGGGTCTGGTAAATGGCAAACAATACTTAGAGATCCAGAGTTCAGCAACGTTTTACGTTCACGTTCAAATGTGGATCTTAAG GATAAATGGAGAAATATTAATGTGACTTTGAGTGGCTTAGGATCTCGAGAAAAAGCCAGGCTAGCCCTTAAGAGGAATCCCCAGATTCCCAAACATGAGGACAAGCTTTCATTGGTGAACAAAGTTACAAATGATGAAAAAGATGTCCAAGACGAACCTGTTGTTCCACCCAGTGAAGCAGTTCAAGTTGCTAATTTGAAGAAAACATACACAAG GTTGGAGAACCATATATTGGAGGCTATTACAACCCTTAAAGAGCCCAAAGGTTCTGACAGGACTGCAATTGCCATGTACATAGAG GATCGGTATTTGGCGCCTCCAAATGTCAGTAAACTACTGGCTTCAAAATTGAAGCTTATGACTTTGAACGGCCAGTTATTAAAG GTAAAGCGCAGATATAAGATATCCATAAGCTCACCATTTTCAGAGACCAAAATAAATTCTCCATCAGATGGTAAACACAAGGAACTTCGTATGCCTGAAAGAAAGGATCTTAAGATTTTTACTATGTCTGAGGTTGTTGCGGACTTGGAGAAGATGAAAAGCTTGTCTCCTCATGAAGCTGCTGCCGCAGCTGCACGAGCAGTGGCCGAAGCAGAAGCTGCTATAGCAGAAGCTGAAAAGGCAGCAAGAGAGGCCGAGGTTGCTGAAACTGAGGCAGAGGCAGCTCAAGCCTTTGCTGAAGCAGCCATTAAGGCGTTAAAATGTCAAAAGCTTTGTGCATG A